Proteins found in one Haloferax litoreum genomic segment:
- a CDS encoding NAD(P)/FAD-dependent oxidoreductase, protein MRVLVLGAGYAGLTLARELERRLPADADLTVVNDSPYHLVQHEVHRAIRRPSVADPIHVPLDEALTRADVVVDRVTDVDPESHRVHLAEGESLSYDYCAVCLGAETNYYGIPGLEAHALPLKRLDHAEAIRARFFDECDEGGTVVVGGAGLSGIQAAGELAALRDEENAHTDVVLVEQLDTVAPSFAENFQRAVRDELLDRGVELRTETTVQSVTGTTVETDTGDIDYDMLVWTGGITGDEAMGNQRPSVRADLRLDSRTFVVGDAARVVDADGEPVPASASAALREAKVVAANVATQVAYEQSGDTGDFPPRPKPYRFEVPGWIVSVGDGAVAQVGPSIFRGSAAKAMKATVGAGHLTSVGAVSRAVALVEEEMNT, encoded by the coding sequence ATGCGTGTCCTGGTCCTCGGTGCCGGGTACGCGGGCCTCACACTCGCCCGTGAACTCGAACGCCGACTCCCCGCCGACGCCGACTTGACCGTGGTGAACGACTCGCCGTATCACCTCGTCCAACACGAAGTCCACCGCGCGATTCGGCGTCCGTCCGTCGCCGACCCCATCCACGTTCCACTCGACGAAGCGCTGACCCGCGCCGACGTGGTGGTCGACCGAGTGACGGACGTGGACCCCGAGTCCCACCGGGTCCACCTCGCGGAAGGAGAGTCACTTTCCTACGACTACTGTGCCGTCTGTCTCGGGGCGGAGACCAACTACTACGGGATTCCGGGGCTCGAAGCACACGCCCTCCCGCTGAAGCGACTCGACCACGCCGAAGCAATCCGCGCGCGGTTCTTCGACGAGTGCGACGAGGGCGGAACCGTCGTCGTCGGTGGGGCCGGTCTCTCCGGGATTCAGGCCGCGGGCGAACTCGCCGCCCTCCGTGACGAAGAGAACGCCCACACGGACGTCGTCCTCGTCGAGCAGTTGGACACTGTCGCGCCGTCGTTCGCCGAAAACTTCCAGCGGGCAGTCCGAGACGAGTTGCTCGACAGAGGTGTCGAACTCCGAACCGAGACGACAGTCCAGTCGGTCACGGGAACGACTGTCGAGACAGACACCGGAGACATCGACTACGACATGCTCGTCTGGACAGGTGGGATAACCGGTGACGAGGCGATGGGGAACCAACGGCCGTCGGTCAGGGCAGACCTCCGACTCGACAGCAGAACGTTCGTCGTCGGTGACGCCGCCCGTGTCGTCGACGCCGATGGAGAACCGGTCCCTGCGAGTGCGTCTGCCGCCCTCCGCGAGGCGAAAGTCGTCGCCGCCAACGTCGCGACCCAAGTCGCCTACGAGCAATCGGGAGACACCGGCGACTTCCCACCACGTCCGAAACCGTACCGATTCGAGGTTCCGGGATGGATTGTCTCGGTCGGTGACGGCGCTGTCGCACAGGTCGGCCCGAGTATCTTCCGCGGGAGTGCAGCGAAGGCCATGAAGGCCACTGTGGGTGCCGGCCACCTCACGTCCGTCGGGGCCGTCTCACGGGCAGTGGCGCTCGTCGAAGAAGAGATGAACACCTGA
- the mvaD gene encoding phosphomevalonate decarboxylase MvaD yields MKATAKAHPIQGLVKYHGMRDTERRMPYHDSISVCTAPSHTKTTVEFLPDADEDVYVIGGEEVEGRGAERICAVVDRVRELAGFDHRVRLESENSFPSNIGFGSSASGFAAAAMALAEAAELDMTRPDISTIARRGSASAARAVTGAVSHLYSGMNDTDCRSERIETDLEDDLRIVAAHVPAYKETEQAHAEAADSHMFQARMAHIHAQIDDMREYLYEADFDAAFELAEHDSLSLAATTMTGPAGWVYWQPRTIAVFNAVRKLRKEEDIPVYFSTDTGASVYVNTTADYVERVEEVVADCGVETDVWSVGGPAEILDESEALF; encoded by the coding sequence ATGAAGGCCACCGCTAAGGCCCACCCGATTCAGGGCCTCGTGAAGTATCACGGGATGCGAGACACGGAGCGTCGAATGCCGTACCACGACAGTATCAGCGTCTGTACGGCGCCGAGTCACACGAAGACGACGGTCGAATTCCTCCCCGACGCCGACGAGGACGTCTACGTTATCGGCGGCGAGGAAGTCGAGGGACGCGGCGCAGAGCGAATCTGCGCCGTCGTCGACCGGGTCCGAGAACTGGCCGGCTTCGACCACCGGGTTCGACTGGAGAGCGAGAACTCCTTCCCCTCGAACATCGGATTCGGGTCGTCAGCGTCCGGGTTCGCCGCCGCCGCGATGGCACTCGCCGAGGCGGCCGAACTCGACATGACGCGCCCCGACATCTCGACGATTGCCCGGCGCGGGTCGGCGTCTGCTGCCCGTGCGGTCACGGGTGCAGTCTCGCACCTCTACTCGGGTATGAACGACACGGACTGCCGGTCCGAACGCATCGAGACGGACCTCGAAGACGACCTGCGCATCGTGGCCGCCCACGTCCCCGCGTACAAGGAAACCGAACAGGCACACGCCGAGGCGGCGGACAGTCACATGTTCCAAGCCCGGATGGCCCACATCCACGCGCAAATCGACGACATGCGCGAGTACCTCTACGAGGCCGACTTCGACGCCGCCTTCGAACTCGCCGAACACGACTCGCTGTCGCTCGCGGCGACCACGATGACCGGTCCCGCCGGGTGGGTCTACTGGCAACCGCGCACCATCGCCGTCTTCAACGCCGTCCGCAAACTGCGCAAAGAAGAGGACATCCCCGTCTACTTCTCGACGGACACCGGCGCGAGCGTCTACGTCAACACGACGGCCGACTACGTCGAACGTGTCGAGGAAGTCGTCGCCGACTGCGGCGTCGAAACCGACGTGTGGTCCGTCGGCGGCCCCGCCGAGATTCTCGACGAGTCCGAAGCGCTGTTCTAA
- a CDS encoding SRPBCC family protein, with translation MEQTPSGRRLVVSRVVSAPAAVVWDVLVSVDDWTEWGPSVSAVRGVEGRIEAGSRGDVRVAGVWVPFTIEACDEYRWTWRVAGVPATGHRVTAVGVDRCEVAFEIPVAASPYAAVCAIALGRIERLATSNVRK, from the coding sequence GTGGAGCAGACGCCCAGTGGGAGGCGTCTCGTCGTCTCTCGCGTCGTCTCTGCACCGGCGGCCGTCGTCTGGGACGTGTTGGTGTCGGTCGACGACTGGACGGAGTGGGGGCCGAGTGTCTCGGCGGTCCGCGGCGTGGAGGGACGAATCGAGGCGGGGAGTCGGGGAGACGTTCGAGTCGCAGGTGTCTGGGTCCCGTTCACCATCGAGGCCTGTGACGAGTATCGGTGGACGTGGCGTGTCGCCGGAGTGCCTGCAACTGGGCATCGCGTTACGGCCGTCGGTGTAGACCGCTGTGAAGTCGCGTTCGAGATACCGGTCGCCGCCAGTCCGTACGCGGCGGTCTGTGCGATTGCACTCGGGCGAATCGAACGACTCGCGACGTCGAACGTGAGGAAGTAA
- a CDS encoding flavin reductase family protein, with protein MEGEPTAFGSAYRLLSGSVVPRPIAWVSSRGDDGDNLAPYSFFTVASIDPPILVFAPVGHGSSLKDTPRNAIDHGEFVVNVVTSDLVEAMNQTAATVPAGVDEFEHVGIEKAEAVRVDAPRVAEADVSFECTLYDSMEVGSSTLVLGEVVYAHVADEVLTDGKLDTTKLDAIGRLAGSQYTRTGDRFELVRPE; from the coding sequence ATGGAGGGTGAACCGACCGCATTCGGGTCGGCGTACCGACTGCTCTCCGGTTCCGTCGTTCCCCGGCCGATTGCGTGGGTCAGTTCCCGCGGCGACGACGGTGACAACCTCGCGCCGTACAGTTTCTTCACTGTCGCCAGCATCGACCCACCGATTCTGGTCTTCGCCCCCGTGGGCCACGGGTCGTCGCTGAAAGATACGCCACGCAACGCCATCGACCACGGCGAGTTCGTCGTCAACGTGGTCACGAGCGACCTCGTCGAGGCGATGAACCAAACTGCTGCGACAGTCCCCGCCGGCGTCGACGAGTTCGAACACGTCGGAATCGAGAAAGCCGAAGCAGTCCGCGTCGATGCCCCACGCGTCGCCGAGGCAGACGTGTCCTTCGAGTGCACACTGTACGACAGCATGGAAGTCGGGTCCTCGACGCTCGTCCTCGGGGAAGTCGTCTACGCCCACGTCGCAGACGAGGTGCTGACCGACGGCAAACTCGACACGACGAAACTCGACGCAATCGGCCGACTCGCCGGCAGTCAGTACACGAGAACCGGCGACCGGTTCGAACTCGTCCGCCCGGAGTAG
- a CDS encoding DoxX family protein, whose amino-acid sequence MSTALQFAGAGTDVAFLAARVLFGAVIAFMGLNHFMNVDQMSGYAEMKGLPAPRFGVVFSGGMLVFGGLGIAAGVFPALAAGAVALFLLVSTPLFHNFWAVPEDQQQSEMTDFLKNVVMLGGALVFLALSSVTWPYAIGVGLF is encoded by the coding sequence ATGAGTACCGCACTCCAGTTTGCCGGCGCGGGAACCGACGTCGCGTTCCTCGCCGCTCGAGTCCTCTTCGGTGCGGTCATCGCGTTCATGGGGCTCAACCACTTCATGAATGTCGACCAGATGTCAGGATACGCAGAGATGAAGGGTCTGCCGGCACCACGCTTCGGCGTCGTGTTCTCCGGAGGGATGCTCGTGTTCGGTGGTCTCGGTATCGCCGCCGGCGTCTTCCCGGCACTCGCCGCGGGCGCAGTTGCGCTGTTCTTGCTCGTCAGCACGCCACTGTTCCACAACTTCTGGGCCGTCCCCGAAGACCAACAGCAGTCCGAGATGACCGACTTCCTCAAGAACGTGGTCATGCTCGGCGGCGCCCTCGTCTTCCTCGCACTCAGTAGTGTCACGTGGCCCTACGCAATCGGCGTCGGCCTGTTCTGA
- a CDS encoding winged helix-turn-helix domain-containing protein, whose translation MTETWDSAGYIASSRYRLTVCEYLSEHGSGLPSRIATETGLAQPHVSRALSELRDEGIVELLVPESQQKGRLYGLTDLGELAYERVALDQRVDLTVVDADGFPAPELVDKLEATYGDSLRAIAWCEPSQAWVHFSSPTLFDEYDEETLKTVVSTLANEEPLEQPIGELPTGGPEYIAVGLEKALVVRVPMNDDVKLLISVQKTFETAIEGLVDTCIQATSPVTTDADD comes from the coding sequence ATGACTGAGACATGGGACTCTGCAGGATACATTGCAAGTTCCCGCTATCGCCTCACCGTATGTGAATATCTTTCAGAACACGGGTCCGGACTCCCGTCGCGTATCGCGACTGAGACTGGCCTCGCACAACCCCACGTATCACGCGCACTCTCGGAGTTGCGCGACGAGGGTATCGTCGAACTCCTGGTTCCGGAGTCGCAACAGAAGGGGCGTCTGTATGGCCTGACTGACCTCGGTGAACTCGCCTACGAACGGGTGGCGTTAGACCAGCGTGTGGACCTCACTGTCGTCGATGCTGACGGCTTTCCCGCACCTGAGTTGGTCGATAAACTCGAAGCGACGTACGGTGACTCACTCCGGGCCATCGCGTGGTGTGAACCGAGTCAAGCGTGGGTTCACTTCTCGTCACCGACGTTGTTCGACGAATACGACGAAGAGACGCTCAAGACAGTCGTCTCGACGCTCGCCAACGAAGAACCGCTCGAACAACCAATCGGGGAACTTCCGACGGGTGGTCCCGAGTACATCGCCGTCGGCCTCGAAAAAGCGCTCGTCGTCCGCGTACCGATGAATGACGACGTGAAACTCCTCATCTCGGTGCAAAAGACATTCGAAACCGCTATCGAAGGACTGGTGGACACCTGTATTCAGGCGACTAGCCCCGTCACAACCGACGCTGACGACTGA
- a CDS encoding DUF429 domain-containing protein, with translation MPASRTVVGVDGCRAGWVCAYYSPDGFAIRVVSDFQSVWDDAHDRDVNLVLVDVPIGLPTSERRACDVEARTRLGSRASTVFFAPVRDVLDVSSHEQASARNRDRTGAGLSIQAWNLVPKIRAVDSVLQSTPCARERIREAHPELAFAAFAGEPLAESKSTVEGRERRLDVLQRVAPDDDPRGVYRDTLADTLRRDVARDDIIDALALAVAATYPLVTLPESPPSDATGLPMAIHVPQTSKKCASINL, from the coding sequence GTGCCTGCCTCACGAACTGTCGTCGGCGTCGATGGGTGCCGGGCGGGATGGGTCTGTGCGTACTATTCACCCGACGGGTTCGCGATTCGTGTCGTCTCTGATTTCCAGTCCGTGTGGGATGACGCACACGACCGAGACGTGAACCTCGTGTTGGTCGACGTGCCAATCGGACTCCCCACGTCCGAGCGCCGAGCGTGTGACGTCGAGGCCCGAACACGACTCGGGAGTCGTGCATCGACCGTCTTCTTCGCCCCTGTCAGGGATGTCCTCGACGTATCCTCACACGAACAGGCGAGTGCACGGAACCGTGACCGAACCGGTGCCGGACTCTCGATTCAGGCGTGGAATCTGGTCCCGAAGATTCGCGCCGTCGACTCAGTGCTCCAATCGACGCCTTGCGCTCGCGAACGAATTCGCGAGGCCCATCCAGAACTCGCCTTCGCGGCGTTCGCCGGCGAACCACTCGCCGAGTCGAAGTCGACTGTCGAGGGACGCGAGCGTCGTCTCGACGTGCTGCAACGCGTCGCCCCCGACGACGACCCGAGAGGAGTCTACCGCGACACGCTGGCTGACACGCTCCGTCGGGACGTCGCCCGCGACGACATCATCGACGCTCTCGCCCTCGCCGTGGCGGCGACGTATCCGCTCGTCACACTCCCCGAGTCACCACCCTCCGACGCGACTGGCCTCCCGATGGCGATACACGTCCCGCAGACCTCGAAAAAGTGCGCATCCATAAACTTGTAG
- a CDS encoding COG1361 S-layer family protein, with product MKSHFPILFAVLLVLASVPMGVVAQEAPEEEEERTPNKVPVFRAYVVNPVVTPGEETTVRVGFSNDPVDPEDVSKTAENVRVKLRSANTPFVVRTGDVFVGTMNDSDTREVEFAVEAPENIAAGEYDLRLRITYEFDNAHRRTYDLDVPLRVEERVRFAVVGSDSTVPVGGQGAVALTIRNVGELDARNTVVAVTSQSPEVTFDGTETATQFAPEWPVGENRTFVYDTSLSSNGSMRGYVIAVDIVYEDPDGARSQYSPLAAGFLPVSEQSFSLENVESTLRVGDDGKLVGTVVNDGSTPARNVVVELSLPEGSATATETEYAVGDLDPGASAPFSFDVQVAEGADAGPRQYTATVTYRDTEGERRTSDDIDIRVDVAPSSPEFDVTVDEGTVAPGRSGELRVTVVNDRNETLRDISAKIYLEDPLSSSDSEAFVDELGPGESATLVFDVAAAGSALEKDYPVELDFRYENEEGDTTISDAYRVPVRVEAVENGGSLPFGLSFPIVGAAVLLVAVGGAGFLVVRRRGRR from the coding sequence ATGAAGAGTCACTTCCCAATCCTGTTTGCTGTATTGCTCGTCCTCGCTTCGGTCCCCATGGGTGTCGTGGCACAGGAAGCACCGGAAGAAGAAGAAGAACGGACACCGAACAAAGTCCCCGTGTTCCGTGCGTACGTCGTCAACCCAGTCGTCACACCGGGTGAGGAGACGACGGTTCGTGTCGGCTTCTCGAACGACCCGGTCGACCCCGAGGACGTGTCGAAGACGGCGGAGAACGTCCGGGTCAAACTCAGGTCCGCGAACACTCCGTTCGTCGTCAGAACCGGTGACGTGTTCGTCGGGACGATGAACGACAGTGACACCAGAGAAGTCGAGTTCGCAGTCGAAGCCCCCGAGAACATCGCTGCCGGCGAGTACGACCTCCGACTGCGAATCACCTACGAGTTCGACAACGCCCACCGCCGGACGTACGACCTCGACGTTCCCCTCCGCGTCGAAGAACGCGTCCGGTTCGCCGTCGTCGGGTCTGACTCCACCGTCCCCGTCGGCGGGCAAGGTGCCGTTGCACTCACGATTCGGAACGTCGGCGAACTCGACGCCCGAAACACCGTCGTCGCCGTCACCTCGCAGTCTCCAGAGGTGACGTTCGACGGAACCGAGACGGCGACGCAGTTCGCGCCGGAGTGGCCCGTCGGTGAGAACCGTACCTTCGTCTACGACACCTCACTCAGTTCGAATGGGTCGATGCGCGGGTACGTCATCGCTGTCGACATCGTCTACGAGGACCCAGACGGTGCTCGGTCGCAGTATTCGCCACTCGCCGCCGGGTTCCTCCCGGTTTCCGAACAGTCGTTCAGCCTCGAGAACGTCGAGAGCACTCTTCGCGTCGGTGACGACGGCAAACTCGTCGGAACCGTCGTGAACGACGGTTCGACCCCTGCTCGGAACGTCGTCGTGGAACTCTCGCTCCCCGAGGGAAGTGCGACAGCGACCGAGACAGAGTACGCCGTCGGTGACCTCGACCCCGGTGCGAGTGCACCCTTCTCCTTCGACGTGCAAGTCGCCGAAGGTGCCGACGCCGGCCCGCGGCAGTACACGGCAACCGTCACCTACCGCGACACCGAAGGTGAACGACGGACGAGCGACGACATCGACATCCGTGTCGACGTCGCACCCTCGTCGCCCGAGTTCGACGTGACCGTCGACGAAGGAACGGTCGCACCCGGTCGCTCCGGCGAACTCCGCGTGACCGTCGTCAACGACCGGAACGAGACGCTCCGCGACATCTCGGCGAAGATTTACCTCGAAGACCCACTGTCGTCGAGTGACTCCGAAGCGTTCGTCGACGAACTCGGACCGGGTGAGTCCGCGACGCTTGTCTTCGACGTTGCCGCCGCAGGGAGCGCACTGGAGAAAGACTACCCGGTCGAACTCGACTTCCGCTACGAGAACGAGGAGGGTGACACGACGATATCCGACGCCTACCGCGTCCCCGTCCGGGTCGAAGCGGTCGAAAACGGTGGGTCGCTCCCGTTCGGTCTGTCATTCCCCATCGTCGGCGCGGCGGTGCTCCTCGTCGCCGTTGGCGGTGCCGGGTTCCTCGTCGTTCGCCGACGGGGGCGGCGCTGA
- a CDS encoding efflux RND transporter permease subunit, with the protein MARLDPQWFIDWADDKIVNHSRRVILLFVVLTAIFGAGLSAVETESGTDQFAEEVPEEEAFTRISEEFTPRFQEGTGSTQLIQRAPNVLSRRELLRMLEAQKRLADRADLRVTQTASAASVVAQTLDPDAETLDAQVRAMERATDAEVAAAVRENAENPRFVGLLADDFNPTEPRATATIGVITHSIPLADESGAGQGGDSPLTPIQQKATRIVATVGGDISVFGSGVIADEFGTVITDSLIIVVPAAVLFIVLFLVVAYRDLVDLMLGTLALGMALVWTFGFLGLAGIPFNQIMIAVPPLLLAVGIDFGIHAVNRYREVRTEGYDVGEAMRKATDQLLVAFFIVTGTTVIGFLSNLVSNLTPIRDFGVVAAIGIVFTFFVFGVFLPAAKVEVDRLRQRYPIPTFSQAPLGREGSSLGTVLRIGVRPALRAPAVVLVVALILSGSAMWYATGVDTEFGQEDFLPPSEAPAYLKALPEPFAPGDYSVVADIEFLEERFSSSQSGVVTVFLEGRSTDDAFLQELDRVAQDPPETFITVDRRADSTSILTVIRDEAEQNDEFASVVARHDRDGDGIPDRDIVEVYDALFATDSADRAAEYISEDYASSRVDYRVKADADDDAVVADTREMADRFRTEGTATGAVVVFSAISDLILDSAVQSLIISMLGTGLFLIFIYWWLEGRPSLALANLVPILVAVTFVAGTMRLSGISFNAFTATVLALTIGLGVDYSVHIVHRFIDERVEHDLETALDRTVRGTGGALAGSMLTTVFGLGVLVLAVLSILGQFGLLTAASIVYSFLASVLVLPSALVLWDRFSGNDPVVPLGGTDIDTGASATAD; encoded by the coding sequence GTGGCCAGACTGGACCCCCAGTGGTTCATCGACTGGGCGGACGACAAAATCGTCAACCACTCGCGGCGAGTCATCCTGCTCTTCGTGGTCCTCACGGCAATCTTCGGGGCAGGGCTGAGCGCCGTCGAGACGGAGTCGGGAACCGACCAGTTCGCCGAGGAAGTTCCCGAAGAGGAGGCGTTCACGCGAATCTCCGAGGAGTTCACACCGCGATTCCAGGAGGGAACGGGGAGTACGCAACTCATCCAGCGAGCGCCGAACGTCCTGAGCAGACGCGAACTCTTGCGGATGCTCGAAGCGCAGAAGCGACTCGCAGACCGCGCGGACTTACGTGTCACTCAAACCGCCAGCGCGGCGTCTGTCGTCGCCCAGACGCTCGACCCTGACGCCGAGACACTCGACGCGCAGGTCCGTGCCATGGAACGAGCGACCGATGCCGAAGTCGCTGCGGCGGTCCGTGAGAACGCCGAGAACCCGCGGTTCGTTGGCCTCCTCGCCGACGACTTCAACCCGACCGAACCGCGAGCGACTGCCACCATCGGCGTCATCACGCACTCGATTCCGCTAGCCGACGAGTCGGGTGCTGGACAGGGTGGGGACAGTCCGCTGACTCCTATCCAGCAGAAGGCGACGCGCATCGTCGCCACTGTCGGTGGTGACATCTCGGTCTTTGGGTCCGGAGTCATCGCTGACGAGTTCGGGACGGTCATCACCGATTCGCTCATCATCGTCGTGCCTGCGGCGGTGTTGTTCATCGTGCTGTTCCTCGTCGTCGCGTACCGTGACCTCGTGGACCTCATGTTGGGGACACTCGCACTCGGGATGGCCCTCGTGTGGACGTTCGGGTTCCTCGGCCTCGCGGGTATCCCGTTCAACCAAATCATGATTGCTGTCCCACCGCTCTTGCTCGCGGTCGGCATCGACTTCGGTATCCACGCCGTCAACCGGTACCGCGAGGTCAGAACAGAGGGCTACGACGTGGGCGAAGCGATGCGAAAGGCGACAGACCAACTACTCGTCGCGTTCTTCATCGTCACCGGGACGACGGTCATCGGGTTCCTCTCGAACCTCGTGAGCAACCTCACGCCGATTCGGGACTTCGGCGTCGTCGCGGCCATCGGCATCGTCTTCACGTTCTTCGTGTTCGGCGTCTTCTTGCCCGCCGCGAAAGTCGAAGTGGACCGCCTCCGCCAGCGGTACCCGATTCCAACATTCAGTCAGGCACCGCTCGGCCGCGAGGGGAGTTCACTCGGGACGGTGCTTCGTATCGGCGTTCGACCCGCCTTGCGAGCGCCCGCAGTCGTTCTCGTCGTCGCTCTCATCCTCTCCGGGAGTGCGATGTGGTACGCGACCGGTGTCGATACCGAGTTCGGACAAGAAGACTTCCTGCCACCGTCGGAGGCCCCCGCGTACCTGAAGGCGCTCCCCGAACCGTTCGCACCGGGTGACTACAGCGTCGTCGCCGACATCGAATTCCTCGAAGAACGCTTTTCGTCCTCACAGAGCGGCGTCGTGACGGTGTTCTTGGAAGGTCGGTCGACAGACGACGCCTTCCTCCAAGAACTCGACCGGGTCGCACAGGACCCGCCGGAGACGTTCATCACGGTGGACCGGCGCGCCGACTCGACGAGTATTCTGACCGTGATTCGAGACGAGGCCGAGCAGAACGACGAGTTCGCCAGCGTCGTCGCCCGACACGACAGAGATGGTGATGGCATCCCGGACCGCGATATCGTCGAAGTGTACGACGCCCTGTTCGCCACCGACTCGGCGGACCGAGCGGCCGAGTACATCTCGGAAGATTACGCATCGTCGCGTGTCGACTACCGCGTGAAAGCGGATGCCGACGACGATGCTGTCGTCGCCGACACGCGCGAGATGGCCGACCGCTTCCGAACCGAGGGCACCGCGACGGGTGCCGTCGTCGTGTTCTCTGCTATCTCCGACCTCATCCTCGACTCGGCGGTGCAGAGTCTCATCATCTCGATGCTCGGGACCGGCCTCTTCCTCATCTTCATCTACTGGTGGCTGGAGGGCCGACCCTCGCTCGCCCTCGCGAACCTCGTGCCAATCCTCGTCGCCGTCACGTTCGTCGCCGGGACGATGCGTCTCTCGGGTATCTCGTTCAACGCGTTCACTGCGACGGTGCTCGCGCTGACTATCGGTCTCGGCGTGGACTACTCCGTCCACATCGTCCACCGGTTCATCGACGAACGTGTCGAACACGACCTGGAGACGGCACTCGACCGGACGGTTCGTGGAACCGGCGGTGCCCTCGCCGGGAGTATGCTCACGACAGTCTTCGGGTTGGGCGTCCTCGTCCTCGCCGTCCTCTCCATCCTTGGCCAGTTCGGCCTGCTCACCGCGGCGAGTATCGTCTACTCGTTCCTCGCGTCGGTTCTCGTCCTCCCGTCGGCGCTCGTTCTCTGGGACCGGTTCAGCGGTAACGACCCAGTCGTGCCTCTCGGTGGCACTGACATCGACACTGGCGCATCTGCGACCGCCGACTGA
- a CDS encoding acylphosphatase has protein sequence MSDSSRTRAHVYVSGHVQGVYYRATTRDTARDLGVDGWVKNLSDGRVEAVFEGPRDDVESMVQWCHDGSPMASVDDVDVTYEDPKGETGFRVER, from the coding sequence ATGAGCGATAGTAGTCGTACGCGCGCCCACGTGTACGTCTCCGGCCACGTACAGGGAGTGTACTACCGAGCGACGACGCGCGATACTGCCCGTGACCTCGGCGTCGACGGGTGGGTGAAGAACCTCTCCGACGGCCGTGTCGAAGCGGTCTTCGAAGGCCCTCGCGACGACGTGGAGTCGATGGTGCAGTGGTGTCACGACGGGAGTCCGATGGCCAGCGTCGACGACGTGGACGTGACCTACGAGGACCCGAAGGGAGAGACGGGGTTCCGAGTCGAGCGGTAG
- a CDS encoding phosphopentomutase/phosphoglucosamine mutase codes for MELFGTAGIRGSVTARVTPELALSVGRAAGHAALESDSSAEFVVGRDGRTSGQGLVAAVEAGLLSAGADVTRIGVVPTPTLAYASQGRRGVMLTASHNPPTDNGIKMFVDGQEYDRPLEQDIEARVESETPPVEWDRWGTSDTNDVLDAYRDTITEFASGHGSAPDELSIAVDCGNGMSALGTPQVLREMGAHVVTLNAQIDGHFPGRESKPTPESLKDLRAFVADGDFDFGIGHDGDADRIVIVDADGDVVHEDTVIAIVGEHYVRTSDVDDPVVVTTPNASGRIDERVRAAGGRVERVRLGALHEGIASARAAGGDVVFAAEPWKHVHPSLGGWIDGIASAALISRLVAESGLDGLREPVTERPYRKVSVSCPDDAKATAMGALETSLPDAMDPESVDTEYGVRLEFADASWTLVRPSGTEPYIRVYAEADDVDSLVERVTEVVEAEISRA; via the coding sequence ATGGAACTCTTCGGCACCGCGGGTATCCGCGGCAGTGTCACAGCGCGCGTCACGCCGGAACTCGCGCTCAGCGTCGGCCGGGCCGCCGGCCACGCCGCACTCGAATCGGACTCGTCGGCCGAATTCGTCGTCGGCCGAGACGGCCGCACGAGCGGACAGGGACTCGTCGCCGCCGTCGAAGCGGGCCTGCTCTCTGCGGGCGCTGACGTGACTCGAATCGGTGTCGTTCCCACGCCGACGCTCGCGTATGCGTCGCAGGGTCGCCGCGGCGTCATGCTCACGGCGTCGCACAACCCACCGACGGACAACGGTATCAAGATGTTCGTCGACGGACAGGAGTACGACCGACCCCTCGAACAGGACATCGAAGCGCGCGTCGAATCCGAGACGCCCCCCGTCGAGTGGGACCGCTGGGGAACGAGCGACACGAACGACGTCCTCGACGCCTATCGTGACACAATCACCGAGTTCGCCAGCGGCCACGGGTCTGCCCCCGACGAACTCAGTATCGCCGTAGACTGCGGAAACGGGATGTCTGCGCTCGGAACACCGCAGGTACTCCGCGAGATGGGTGCGCACGTCGTCACACTGAACGCGCAAATCGACGGCCACTTCCCCGGACGCGAGTCGAAGCCGACGCCCGAGTCGCTGAAAGACCTCCGCGCGTTCGTCGCCGACGGCGACTTCGACTTCGGCATCGGACACGACGGCGACGCCGACCGTATCGTCATCGTGGATGCCGACGGCGACGTGGTTCACGAGGACACCGTCATCGCCATCGTCGGCGAGCACTACGTCCGAACCAGCGACGTGGACGACCCAGTCGTCGTCACGACACCGAACGCGTCGGGCCGTATCGACGAACGAGTCCGTGCGGCCGGTGGACGCGTCGAACGCGTCCGTCTGGGTGCCCTCCACGAAGGAATCGCCAGCGCCCGTGCAGCAGGCGGTGACGTGGTCTTCGCGGCAGAACCGTGGAAGCACGTCCACCCCTCGCTCGGAGGATGGATAGACGGCATCGCCTCGGCGGCGCTCATCTCGCGTCTCGTCGCCGAGTCGGGTCTGGATGGCCTCCGAGAACCCGTCACTGAGCGCCCGTACCGGAAAGTGAGCGTCTCGTGTCCCGACGACGCCAAGGCGACGGCGATGGGGGCACTCGAAACGTCACTCCCGGACGCCATGGACCCCGAGTCGGTCGACACCGAGTACGGCGTCCGTCTCGAATTCGCCGACGCCTCGTGGACGCTGGTCCGCCCGTCGGGGACCGAACCGTACATCCGCGTCTACGCCGAAGCAGACGACGTTGACAGTCTCGTCGAGCGAGTCACCGAAGTCGTCGAAGCCGAAATTTCTCGCGCCTAA